One genomic region from Polynucleobacter sp. MWH-P3-07-1 encodes:
- a CDS encoding TIGR02450 family Trp-rich protein: MLCTLIGDQMNPLSPKKLLLSKWTAVHPVNKEKHFLVAKVIYSDPEQELLAESVELEAVYSKKSRVIPWRELTDGNVWLQGWK, from the coding sequence ATGCTCTGCACTCTAATTGGCGATCAGATGAACCCACTAAGCCCAAAGAAACTCCTATTAAGCAAATGGACTGCGGTCCACCCCGTAAACAAAGAGAAACATTTTTTGGTTGCTAAGGTGATTTACTCTGACCCCGAGCAAGAATTGCTTGCAGAATCAGTTGAGCTTGAAGCGGTGTATAGCAAAAAGAGTCGAGTCATTCCTTGGCGAGAGCTAACTGATGGTAATGTCTGGCTCCAGGGTTGGAAGTAA
- a CDS encoding fumarylacetoacetate hydrolase family protein, with product MDTNRRDILKMGSSAALSSLLLSGTAEAASSSSPVVVEPLTGKAGYRVANYLPRMGATSRLGLVTNDGMVIDIPAEAARQKLTLSFDPTSMISLAGSGNQGLLDLAKLFKSRGQATQNVNQIILLSPIPKPQSNIYCVGWNYLDHFEEGLKSREDKNIKEYPKVPVIFTKGTQTMNGPFDKIPYDGGISTMIDWEAELAVVIGKKGKNISEENAMEYVFGYSAYNDTTARDIQQKRQSGQWFKGKSLDGHGPMGPWVVTAGGVDLKDVRVICRVNGVEKQNASYAQMYFKIPAIIAELSRGLTLLPGDIIATGTPSGVGYSRNPPEFLKPGDVMESEVTGIGIIRNTIA from the coding sequence ATGGATACAAATCGTCGCGATATTCTCAAGATGGGTAGCAGTGCTGCCTTAAGTAGCTTGCTGCTCTCTGGCACTGCAGAGGCTGCTAGTAGTAGTTCTCCAGTGGTAGTTGAGCCATTGACTGGAAAAGCGGGTTACCGAGTAGCAAACTACCTGCCACGCATGGGCGCTACATCCCGTCTAGGATTGGTTACTAATGATGGCATGGTGATTGATATCCCCGCTGAGGCGGCTCGTCAAAAACTGACCCTATCTTTCGACCCTACTTCCATGATTTCTTTAGCGGGCTCTGGCAATCAAGGGCTCCTGGATTTGGCCAAGCTTTTTAAGAGCCGGGGTCAAGCCACTCAAAACGTGAACCAAATTATCTTGCTCTCACCAATCCCTAAACCTCAGAGCAATATTTACTGTGTTGGTTGGAACTATCTGGATCACTTCGAAGAAGGTTTAAAAAGTCGCGAAGATAAAAATATCAAAGAGTATCCAAAGGTACCCGTAATCTTCACTAAGGGCACTCAGACCATGAATGGCCCCTTTGACAAGATTCCTTACGATGGTGGTATTTCCACCATGATTGATTGGGAAGCTGAGCTTGCCGTCGTGATTGGCAAGAAGGGTAAGAATATTTCCGAAGAGAATGCCATGGAATACGTTTTTGGCTACTCTGCCTATAACGACACGACTGCTCGCGACATTCAGCAGAAGCGACAATCTGGCCAGTGGTTTAAGGGGAAGAGTTTGGACGGTCATGGACCCATGGGTCCTTGGGTGGTGACGGCTGGCGGCGTAGATCTGAAAGACGTGCGTGTGATTTGTCGGGTCAATGGGGTTGAAAAACAAAATGCCAGTTACGCGCAAATGTATTTCAAAATTCCGGCGATCATTGCAGAGTTATCGCGCGGCCTCACTCTGCTGCCAGGCGACATCATTGCGACCGGCACCCCTTCAGGAGTGGGTTACAGCCGGAATCCTCCCGAGTTTTTAAAGCCAGGCGATGTCATGGAGTCTGAGGTGACCGGTATTGGGATCATTCGCAATACCATCGCTTAA
- a CDS encoding phasin family protein: protein MNPKDFQDWQREKAKELFTFSHKLLETAKEIGDHHLAEVEYSMKNAMATAKSAAKNDLGKLKDLQEEATKEAAKRAATYQKKVKSLLKDLGENAADETEKHLEKVRHSLVSWLEDAESKMPAHADKLSKVVHEMSTTGQQMFQEGRRIVNQVADTAEKNLDELVKKTSAGKGKSKAKEAGSE from the coding sequence ATGAATCCAAAAGATTTTCAGGACTGGCAAAGAGAAAAAGCGAAAGAGCTGTTCACTTTCTCACACAAATTACTCGAAACCGCTAAAGAGATTGGCGATCATCATCTGGCTGAAGTTGAGTACAGCATGAAAAATGCCATGGCTACTGCTAAGTCAGCTGCCAAGAATGACCTTGGTAAATTAAAAGATCTACAAGAAGAAGCAACAAAAGAAGCTGCTAAGCGTGCAGCAACTTACCAAAAGAAGGTTAAATCCTTGCTGAAGGATTTGGGTGAGAATGCTGCTGATGAAACAGAGAAGCATTTAGAGAAGGTGCGCCATTCATTGGTCAGCTGGCTTGAGGATGCAGAAAGCAAAATGCCAGCCCATGCAGACAAGTTATCGAAAGTGGTTCATGAAATGTCGACCACTGGTCAGCAGATGTTTCAGGAGGGCCGTCGCATTGTGAATCAAGTGGCTGATACTGCCGAAAAGAACCTGGATGAGTTGGTCAAGAAAACCTCGGCCGGTAAAGGCAAATCAAAAGCAAAAGAAGCCGGTTCTGAATAA
- a CDS encoding GNAT family N-acetyltransferase, whose product MILIKSWAEAEPDAYRIRKAVFIEEQAVPEEMELDLYDGQAHHALLYQDSQCIGTARLVLQTDGAGKIGRMAILSPYRRQGYGRQLLGALISFGKAQGIRRFILNAQMVAIPFYEQLGFQAHGPVYDEAGIPHRSMMLVLNPTAP is encoded by the coding sequence GTGATACTGATAAAGAGTTGGGCTGAAGCAGAGCCGGATGCCTATCGAATTCGCAAAGCAGTCTTCATTGAAGAGCAGGCCGTTCCTGAAGAAATGGAACTTGACCTCTATGATGGGCAAGCACATCACGCCCTCCTATATCAAGACTCGCAATGTATCGGCACCGCACGTCTAGTTCTCCAAACGGATGGCGCGGGCAAAATTGGGCGTATGGCAATTTTGAGCCCCTATCGAAGACAGGGTTATGGCAGGCAACTGCTTGGCGCTTTAATCAGTTTTGGCAAAGCTCAAGGAATTCGCCGTTTTATTCTGAATGCGCAGATGGTGGCTATTCCTTTTTATGAGCAATTGGGGTTTCAAGCCCATGGCCCCGTTTACGATGAAGCAGGGATTCCACATCGCTCTATGATGTTGGTATTGAACCCTACTGCGCCATAA
- a CDS encoding hotdog domain-containing protein: protein MTTTPYTFRVCYSDTDTAGFIYHARYLEIFERSRAAWLHGLGIGPLRLVEEFGILFPVRELTMNFYRPGRLDDLLVIDQLIEHRGRTQIAIKQTAKKINEANPAEEPTLLASALIHLVAVDTKTLKPKGLPDWLFPLVDSADPQK, encoded by the coding sequence ATGACTACCACTCCCTATACCTTTCGTGTTTGCTATTCCGATACCGATACCGCAGGCTTTATTTACCATGCCCGATATCTTGAAATCTTTGAGCGTAGCAGAGCTGCCTGGCTTCATGGTCTCGGCATTGGCCCTTTAAGGCTAGTAGAAGAATTCGGGATTCTTTTTCCTGTGAGAGAGCTCACTATGAACTTTTATCGTCCAGGTCGATTGGATGACCTACTGGTGATCGATCAACTCATTGAGCATCGCGGTCGCACTCAAATTGCGATTAAGCAAACAGCCAAGAAAATCAACGAAGCGAATCCAGCGGAAGAGCCCACCTTATTAGCTAGCGCATTGATTCATTTGGTTGCAGTAGATACAAAAACACTGAAGCCAAAGGGTCTTCCAGATTGGCTATTTCCTTTAGTCGATTCAGCGGATCCCCAAAAGTAA